CACTCGTATACGAGCAGGGGAGATTAATCGGGAAGGTGTAGTTTGGAGTAAGCATAAAACTTGGGGCAAACTTCCCAAGAATCTTCGCCCAACCCTCCGCCAACCCCTCGGCCCTGTTTCCAGCGCTGTTCAGAAGCAGATCCCGAACAAGCTAGTAGTCTCTGTGGGGGATATATCTACAATTGCGCTCATTGAAGCGGGGATTGAGCCAAATATTGCGGTTGTTGATCTGTTTGTCCAGCGCAAACGCAGATATAACAGTCTCGCAGAGCTTAATATTAAGAGTAGCTTTAAAACTCACGAGGTTTCTAACCCCAGAGGAGAGCTGACTAAAGAATCGGTGCTAATAATTGCTAAAACAATACAACAGCTGTGTAGTAGATCTAGTAATCACCTAATACACG
This genomic window from Candidatus Roizmanbacteria bacterium CG_4_9_14_0_2_um_filter_38_17 contains:
- a CDS encoding DUF359 domain-containing protein, with amino-acid sequence MEEVELELAQDDQPISSTRIRAGEINREGVVWSKHKTWGKLPKNLRPTLRQPLGPVSSAVQKQIPNKLVVSVGDISTIALIEAGIEPNIAVVDLFVQRKRRYNSLAELNIKSSFKTHEVSNPRGELTKESVLIIAKTIQQLCSRSSNHLIHVVDGEEDLLTLPIILFAPLGSVVYYGQPPMGKNPSGMVVVTVTEDLKEKIFHLLHRFE